One segment of Elusimicrobiaceae bacterium DNA contains the following:
- a CDS encoding NADH-quinone oxidoreductase subunit C has translation MSGKIEIIEIDPSALVTEAQKLKDDNWRLLQAHPLTVAAADGPGAVQLTYSFEKDYLLRNLRFSVPAGSSVPSISSVYLAAFLYENEISEMCDVRISGMAVDFNGTLYKKAVRHPFAKFTAPNPPVPQAKPAHAQEKKAEEHG, from the coding sequence ATGAGCGGAAAGATTGAAATTATCGAGATTGATCCGTCCGCGCTGGTGACCGAGGCGCAGAAACTGAAGGACGACAACTGGCGGCTTCTGCAGGCTCACCCGCTTACCGTGGCCGCCGCGGACGGCCCCGGCGCCGTGCAGCTCACTTACAGTTTCGAAAAAGATTACCTGCTGCGCAATCTGAGGTTTTCCGTGCCCGCCGGCTCATCGGTGCCAAGCATTTCATCGGTTTATCTGGCGGCGTTTCTGTATGAAAACGAGATAAGCGAAATGTGCGACGTGCGGATAAGCGGCATGGCGGTTGATTTCAACGGCACGCTTTACAAGAAAGCGGTACGGCATCCGTTCGCGAAGTTCACGGCACCCAATCCGCCCGTTCCGCAGGCAAAACCCGCGCACGCACAGGAAAAAAAGGCAGAGGAGCACGGCTAA
- a CDS encoding manganese efflux pump MntP family protein — protein sequence MRWVEVVLIAAGLSMDTFAVAIATGTAKGVVAPRQTLLMAAVFGAVHVLMILAGWAGGETLLNFISGVDHWIAFLLLSFVGLKMLWEARHPPGERTSADSFEPKQLALLAVATSLDALATGLSFSFLNIAIVPAALIVGAAAFSFTAAGLYAGMRCGKLLAQRAEALGGLMLVAIGIKILAEH from the coding sequence ATGAGATGGGTTGAGGTTGTGCTGATTGCGGCTGGACTTTCTATGGATACGTTTGCCGTTGCCATTGCGACCGGCACGGCCAAAGGAGTTGTGGCGCCGCGCCAGACTCTGCTGATGGCGGCTGTATTCGGAGCCGTTCACGTCCTCATGATTCTTGCCGGCTGGGCCGGCGGGGAAACGCTTTTGAATTTCATTTCCGGCGTGGATCACTGGATAGCGTTTCTGCTGCTTAGCTTCGTGGGCCTTAAAATGCTGTGGGAAGCGCGGCATCCGCCCGGAGAACGGACTTCGGCGGATTCGTTTGAGCCGAAACAGCTTGCGTTGCTGGCGGTAGCCACCAGTCTGGACGCATTGGCAACAGGACTCAGTTTTTCTTTTCTTAATATCGCGATTGTGCCCGCCGCCTTGATAGTCGGAGCGGCGGCATTTTCTTTCACGGCAGCCGGACTTTATGCGGGTATGCGCTGCGGTAAACTGCTGGCGCAGCGGGCCGAAGCGCTGGGCGGGCTGATGCTTGTCGCCATCGGCATTAAAATACTGGCCGAACATTGA
- a CDS encoding 4Fe-4S dicluster domain-containing protein: protein MAMFSMLKITLANLFRKPATNLYPFVPGTSYPNTRGEVENAVENCIFCGICQRRCPSGAITVDRAKGEWKIDRLRCIVCGNCADLCPKKCLTLASKYPEPTAGTDKQSGVKVLRGTPPAPPAAKPAPAPGPAPEGK, encoded by the coding sequence ATGGCCATGTTTTCGATGCTTAAAATTACGCTGGCTAATCTGTTCAGGAAACCCGCCACGAACCTGTATCCGTTTGTGCCGGGCACGAGTTATCCCAACACGCGCGGCGAAGTGGAAAACGCGGTGGAAAACTGCATTTTCTGCGGCATATGCCAGCGACGCTGCCCCTCCGGCGCGATTACGGTGGATCGCGCAAAGGGCGAATGGAAAATTGACCGGCTGCGGTGCATAGTATGCGGAAACTGCGCCGACCTGTGCCCCAAAAAATGCCTGACACTCGCCAGCAAGTACCCGGAACCGACCGCAGGAACGGACAAACAGTCTGGCGTGAAGGTTTTGCGCGGCACGCCGCCGGCTCCGCCTGCGGCAAAGCCCGCGCCGGCCCCCGGTCCCGCTCCTGAAGGGAAATAG
- a CDS encoding nickel-dependent hydrogenase large subunit: protein MKKTTLPLGPQHPVLPEPLSFDLVLENEKVIEAVPSIGYIHRGLELLAPKKEFTDYVYVAERICGICSFIHGMGFCQAVEEIMKIEIPDRAAYLRVYWGELSRLHSHLLWLGLAADAFGFENLFMQTWRLRERVLNIFEKTTGGRVIFSVCKVGGIKKNITDSELKALQSELDSLSGEIKEISDVFLNDSSIKNRLCGIGPLSREDAWHLGAVGPVLRASGVSEDNRKLGYAKYGELEFEPIVEKDGDCYARCKVRIREMFQSLDLMRQVVSRIKGDAIDTKVTGLPCGESFLRLEQPRGEVFYYVKGNGTRFLERFRARTPTFANIAPALEMLKGSELADVPSILLSIDPCISCTER from the coding sequence ATGAAAAAAACCACTTTACCGCTCGGGCCGCAGCACCCGGTCCTGCCCGAACCGCTTAGTTTCGATCTGGTGCTGGAAAATGAAAAGGTGATAGAGGCTGTTCCGTCCATAGGCTATATTCACAGAGGTCTGGAACTGCTTGCTCCGAAAAAGGAATTCACCGATTACGTGTATGTCGCGGAACGGATCTGCGGAATATGCAGTTTTATCCACGGCATGGGCTTTTGCCAGGCCGTGGAAGAGATAATGAAAATCGAGATTCCTGACCGCGCGGCATATCTGCGGGTATACTGGGGCGAACTGTCGCGGCTGCACAGCCACCTGCTCTGGCTGGGCCTGGCGGCGGACGCGTTCGGATTCGAGAACCTGTTCATGCAGACCTGGCGACTGCGCGAGCGGGTGCTTAACATTTTCGAAAAAACGACCGGCGGCCGGGTTATTTTCAGCGTCTGCAAAGTGGGCGGCATCAAGAAGAACATCACCGACTCCGAACTGAAGGCGCTGCAGTCGGAGCTGGATTCGCTGAGCGGCGAAATAAAAGAAATTTCGGACGTGTTTCTTAACGATTCCAGCATAAAGAACCGCCTTTGCGGGATCGGACCGCTGAGCCGGGAAGACGCCTGGCACCTGGGTGCGGTCGGCCCGGTTCTGCGCGCCAGCGGCGTAAGCGAAGACAACCGCAAGCTGGGTTACGCCAAATACGGCGAGCTGGAATTTGAACCGATCGTGGAAAAAGACGGCGACTGCTATGCGCGGTGCAAAGTGCGGATACGGGAGATGTTTCAGTCGCTTGATCTCATGCGGCAGGTCGTGTCGCGCATAAAAGGCGACGCGATTGACACCAAGGTCACGGGCCTGCCCTGCGGCGAAAGCTTCCTGCGCCTGGAACAGCCGCGCGGCGAAGTGTTTTATTATGTGAAAGGCAACGGCACCCGGTTTCTGGAACGGTTCCGCGCGCGCACGCCCACCTTCGCCAATATCGCGCCCGCGCTGGAAATGCTTAAAGGCTCGGAACTGGCGGACGTTCCGTCAATTCTGCTGTCTATTGATCCCTGCATAAGCTGTACCGAGAGGTAA
- a CDS encoding NADH-quinone oxidoreductase subunit H, giving the protein METLIWGILYIILAPVLGGLLAGIDRIVSARMQRRVGPPVLQPFYDVLKLFGKDNFEVNRLQFPFMLCHLMFVMYTGAVFFINGDLLLMIFALTVSASFLVLAAYTANSPYSFVGAQRELVLILAAEPVLMLAAAGIYKVTGSFHLYTAAATGLPLIQYLPGLFLCMFYILTIKLRKSPFDISVSHHAHQEIVKGLSTDLSGRTLAIMEIAHWYENIFLLGFIFMFFAFSPLLGLLVTLLAYLAEIAVDNSNARLRWQWTLVSTWLVTLVFGGGNLIALYMAGK; this is encoded by the coding sequence ATGGAAACGCTGATCTGGGGTATCCTTTATATTATACTGGCTCCCGTTCTGGGCGGTCTGCTGGCCGGGATAGACCGGATTGTTTCGGCGAGGATGCAGCGGCGGGTCGGCCCGCCGGTGCTGCAGCCGTTTTATGACGTGCTGAAGCTGTTCGGGAAGGACAATTTCGAGGTCAACCGGCTCCAGTTTCCGTTCATGCTGTGCCATCTGATGTTTGTGATGTACACCGGCGCGGTTTTCTTCATCAACGGCGATCTGCTGCTGATGATTTTCGCGCTTACGGTATCGGCTTCGTTTCTGGTGCTGGCGGCCTATACCGCCAATTCGCCCTACAGTTTCGTGGGCGCGCAGCGCGAACTGGTGCTGATTCTGGCGGCCGAGCCGGTGCTGATGCTGGCGGCCGCGGGCATCTACAAGGTAACCGGCAGCTTTCACCTGTACACTGCCGCCGCTACGGGCCTGCCGCTCATCCAGTATCTGCCGGGCCTGTTCCTGTGCATGTTCTATATCCTGACGATAAAACTGCGGAAATCGCCGTTTGACATATCGGTGTCGCATCACGCGCATCAGGAGATCGTGAAAGGGCTGTCCACCGATCTCAGCGGCAGAACCCTTGCGATCATGGAAATCGCCCACTGGTACGAAAATATTTTCCTGCTGGGTTTTATTTTCATGTTCTTCGCGTTCAGTCCGCTGCTGGGCCTGCTGGTCACCCTGCTCGCGTATCTGGCGGAAATCGCGGTGGACAACTCCAACGCGCGCCTGCGCTGGCAGTGGACGCTGGTTTCGACCTGGCTTGTCACGCTGGTGTTCGGCGGCGGCAACCTTATAGCGCTTTACATGGCGGGTAAATAA
- a CDS encoding NADH-quinone oxidoreductase subunit B family protein — protein sequence MTTEYVKKSPWLIHYDGSSCNGCDIEVLACLTPLYDIERFGIINTGNPKHADIFLVTGSVNHQNEHIVKNIYEQMPGPKVVVAVGICAATGGIFAECYNVKGGVDKVIPVDVYVPGCAARPEAIIDGVVKGLGVLDARIKAAKAGEKTV from the coding sequence ATGACTACCGAGTACGTAAAAAAATCACCCTGGCTTATTCATTATGACGGATCCAGCTGCAACGGCTGCGACATCGAAGTGCTGGCCTGCCTGACCCCGCTGTACGACATAGAGCGGTTCGGCATAATCAACACCGGCAATCCCAAGCACGCGGATATTTTTCTGGTCACCGGCTCGGTGAACCACCAGAACGAGCACATCGTGAAAAACATCTACGAGCAGATGCCCGGCCCGAAAGTGGTGGTGGCGGTTGGGATCTGCGCGGCCACGGGCGGAATTTTCGCGGAATGCTACAACGTCAAAGGCGGAGTGGATAAAGTGATTCCGGTTGACGTTTATGTGCCCGGCTGCGCCGCCCGGCCGGAAGCGATTATTGACGGCGTCGTAAAAGGGCTGGGCGTGCTCGACGCCAGGATCAAGGCCGCAAAGGCCGGGGAGAAAACGGTATGA
- a CDS encoding proton-conducting transporter membrane subunit has product MQTLTNVLFLILFPFIAAALVWLTPEGKSRTWVIRVMSAIIAAGSVMLAWSMTGQPAQFFVFESSAFEHLLFPMETLMTLAIIWLGFKYKKFAAPALAVIQFGIMLGFEMNFGAELRPQHNLYVDQLSLIMALVIGIVGVLICLYSASYMKDYHRHYPRLADRRGYFYFVIFAFLGAMFGLVFSNNLLYMLFFWEITTLTSFLLIGYTRTQEAVDNSFTALVMNLGGGIAFALAIFILYNSRGIIELDKVLSAKSVVLLPVALMCFAGLTKAAQMPFSKWLLGAMVAPTPTSALLHSSTMVKAGVFLLLKLAPVMEGTIVGDSVALIGGLTFLLTSLINLSERNIKKVLAYSTVANLGLMVACAGLGSYQAVWVGVMFIVFHAVGKSLLFLVVGTTENKFYTKDMENYDNMIVRMPRVALIYIIGIAGMYVAPFGLVISKWAAIEAILQSNSLLSPILMLMLAFGSSATVFYWTQLLGKIVAVRNKRETDRDFEKGIGIDEWIAEWSHAGISVVVCVLFPLISVIWVEPYLMDIYGQSFGIGAGNYAIMLIMLAMLVLIPLAVLGFGRQRSYGENRTYMAGRDMDRNYAVEGSIGSRNEVTLKNYYPTEFFAEAILLKAGNSLCVLMLVFLVLGDVIWKR; this is encoded by the coding sequence GTGCAGACACTTACTAATGTGTTGTTTCTGATATTGTTTCCCTTCATAGCGGCGGCTCTGGTGTGGCTGACCCCGGAAGGCAAATCCCGGACATGGGTGATACGCGTTATGAGCGCGATCATCGCTGCCGGCTCGGTCATGCTGGCATGGTCCATGACCGGGCAGCCGGCCCAGTTTTTCGTATTCGAAAGCAGCGCGTTCGAGCATCTGCTGTTTCCGATGGAAACGCTGATGACGCTGGCGATCATCTGGCTCGGCTTCAAATACAAAAAGTTCGCCGCGCCCGCGCTGGCGGTAATACAGTTCGGCATCATGCTCGGGTTCGAGATGAATTTCGGAGCGGAACTGCGGCCCCAGCATAATCTGTACGTTGACCAGCTCTCCCTGATAATGGCGCTGGTGATCGGGATAGTGGGCGTGCTTATCTGCCTCTACTCCGCCAGCTACATGAAGGATTATCACCGCCACTACCCCAGGCTCGCCGACCGGCGCGGTTATTTCTATTTCGTTATTTTCGCGTTTCTGGGCGCGATGTTCGGGCTGGTTTTCTCAAATAACCTGCTGTACATGCTGTTTTTCTGGGAAATCACCACTTTGACTTCGTTTCTGCTGATCGGGTACACCAGAACGCAGGAAGCGGTAGACAATTCGTTTACGGCGCTGGTCATGAACCTGGGCGGCGGAATCGCGTTCGCGCTGGCGATTTTCATACTTTACAACAGCCGCGGCATAATAGAGCTGGACAAGGTGCTTTCGGCGAAAAGCGTGGTGCTGCTGCCGGTCGCGCTCATGTGTTTCGCGGGCCTGACAAAAGCGGCGCAGATGCCGTTTTCAAAATGGCTGCTGGGCGCGATGGTCGCGCCGACTCCAACATCCGCGCTGCTGCATTCGAGCACGATGGTAAAAGCCGGAGTGTTTCTGCTGCTTAAGCTGGCGCCGGTCATGGAAGGAACCATTGTGGGCGATTCGGTCGCGCTGATCGGCGGACTGACTTTCCTGCTCACCTCGCTGATCAACCTGTCGGAGCGCAATATCAAGAAGGTGCTGGCCTACTCCACGGTCGCCAATCTGGGCCTTATGGTGGCGTGCGCGGGGCTGGGCTCGTATCAGGCGGTATGGGTGGGCGTGATGTTCATCGTGTTTCACGCGGTGGGCAAATCGCTGCTGTTCCTCGTGGTCGGCACGACGGAAAACAAATTTTACACCAAGGATATGGAGAACTACGACAACATGATCGTGCGGATGCCGCGCGTCGCGCTGATTTACATAATCGGCATAGCGGGCATGTATGTCGCGCCGTTCGGGCTGGTGATCAGCAAATGGGCGGCGATCGAGGCGATTCTGCAGTCCAACTCCCTGCTCAGTCCGATCCTGATGCTGATGCTGGCGTTCGGCAGTTCCGCGACCGTGTTTTACTGGACTCAGCTGCTCGGCAAAATCGTTGCGGTGCGCAACAAACGCGAAACCGACCGCGATTTTGAAAAAGGCATCGGCATTGACGAATGGATAGCGGAATGGTCGCACGCCGGCATAAGCGTGGTGGTGTGCGTGCTGTTTCCGCTCATTTCCGTGATCTGGGTGGAACCGTACCTGATGGATATTTACGGCCAGTCTTTCGGGATCGGGGCCGGGAACTACGCCATCATGCTGATAATGCTGGCGATGCTGGTGCTGATCCCGCTGGCGGTGCTGGGCTTCGGCCGGCAGCGGAGTTACGGCGAGAACCGGACTTACATGGCCGGCCGGGATATGGACCGCAATTATGCGGTTGAAGGATCCATCGGCTCGCGCAACGAGGTGACTCTGAAAAACTATTACCCCACGGAATTTTTCGCGGAAGCCATCCTTCTGAAAGCCGGCAACTCGCTATGCGTGCTCATGCTGGTATTCCTTGTACTGGGAGACGTGATATGGAAACGCTGA